The Fictibacillus arsenicus genome contains a region encoding:
- the argS gene encoding arginine--tRNA ligase has protein sequence MNILDQVKHLLKEEIEEAAVKAGLAKKEELPEVVLEVPKDKAHGDFATNMAMQLARIAKKVPRMIADELVANFDKTRASISKVEIAGPGFINFYMDNSYLTELVPTVLKAGKDYGRTEIGGGKKVQVEFVSANPTGTLHLGHARGAAVGDTICNILDYAGYDVSREFYINDAGNQINNLATSIEARYFQALGKDKEMPEDGYHGADIIEFGKDLAAEYGDSWLEKDEAERVSFFREYGLKRELEKLREDLAEFRVDFDVWFSETSLYKNGKIDAALEKLKAKDVVYEEEGATWFRTTDYGDDKNRVLIKNDGSYTYLTPDIAYHSDKFDRGFEKLINIWGADHHGYIPRMKAAIQALGYEKEQLDVMIIQLVSLFQNGEKVRMSKRTGKAVTLRELMEEVGIDATRYFFAMRSNDTHLDFDMDLAVSKSNENPVFYVQYAHARVCSMLRQGEEMGLSYSGDVDLSQIDSEKEFELLKKIGEFPAVINEAAEKLLTHRVTNYVFELASALHSFYNAERVLDAENKAKSEARFALMKATQVTIENALNIIGVEAPERM, from the coding sequence ATGAATATCCTTGACCAGGTCAAGCACCTGTTAAAAGAAGAGATTGAAGAAGCGGCAGTTAAAGCAGGACTCGCTAAAAAAGAAGAGCTGCCGGAAGTGGTTCTTGAAGTACCGAAAGATAAAGCACACGGAGATTTCGCGACAAACATGGCGATGCAGCTTGCGCGTATTGCGAAAAAAGTGCCGCGCATGATTGCGGACGAGCTTGTTGCGAATTTTGATAAAACACGAGCATCGATCTCGAAGGTAGAGATTGCCGGTCCTGGATTCATTAACTTTTATATGGACAATTCTTATTTAACGGAGCTTGTGCCGACTGTTTTAAAAGCAGGCAAGGATTATGGGCGCACTGAAATTGGCGGAGGCAAGAAAGTTCAGGTTGAGTTCGTTTCAGCGAACCCGACAGGAACACTTCACTTAGGTCATGCGCGTGGAGCGGCAGTCGGTGACACGATCTGTAATATTCTTGATTATGCTGGCTATGATGTTTCCCGCGAATTTTATATTAATGATGCAGGAAACCAGATCAACAATTTGGCAACATCCATTGAAGCCCGTTACTTCCAGGCGCTTGGCAAGGATAAAGAAATGCCTGAAGATGGCTATCACGGTGCAGATATTATTGAGTTCGGAAAAGATCTTGCTGCGGAATACGGCGATTCTTGGCTTGAAAAAGATGAAGCTGAACGTGTAAGCTTTTTCCGCGAATATGGTCTTAAGCGTGAATTAGAAAAGCTGAGAGAAGACTTGGCTGAATTCCGCGTGGATTTTGATGTTTGGTTCTCAGAAACGTCTCTTTACAAAAACGGAAAAATCGATGCTGCGCTTGAGAAGTTAAAAGCAAAAGATGTTGTTTATGAGGAAGAAGGAGCGACATGGTTCCGTACGACAGATTACGGTGATGACAAAAACCGTGTACTGATCAAGAATGACGGTTCTTACACTTATTTAACACCAGATATCGCATATCATAGTGATAAGTTTGATCGGGGATTTGAAAAGCTGATCAACATTTGGGGAGCTGACCACCACGGTTATATTCCTCGTATGAAAGCGGCGATTCAAGCTTTAGGCTACGAAAAAGAACAGCTTGACGTGATGATCATCCAGCTTGTTTCTCTTTTCCAAAATGGAGAAAAAGTTCGTATGAGTAAGCGTACAGGGAAAGCTGTAACACTTCGCGAGTTGATGGAAGAAGTGGGTATCGACGCAACTCGTTATTTCTTCGCGATGCGTTCCAACGATACTCATCTTGATTTTGATATGGACTTAGCGGTATCAAAATCAAATGAGAACCCGGTGTTCTACGTGCAATACGCACATGCCCGCGTTTGCAGCATGCTTCGCCAAGGGGAGGAAATGGGACTTTCTTATAGCGGAGATGTAGATCTATCACAGATCGATTCCGAAAAAGAGTTTGAACTTCTTAAGAAAATCGGAGAATTCCCAGCGGTTATTAATGAAGCGGCTGAAAAACTATTAACGCACCGTGTAACGAACTATGTATTTGAGCTAGCTTCTGCTCTTCATAGCTTCTATAACGCAGAGCGTGTGCTCGATGCTGAAAATAAAGCAAAATCAGAAGCGCGTTTTGCTTTAATGAAAGCTACACAAGTTACAATTGAAAATGCGTTGAACATCATCGGAGTAGAAGCTCCAGAGCGAATGTAA